The genome window TAGCATATCAGCTGAACCCAAGCGACTGACCCGCCCCAAATCGGCCCCTGTGGCGTTGCACAAACGCCTCTCCATCTGTATGCAACGCGGTTCTCCCCCCGCCCGAGGTAATTCATGGCTCGCGTCACTGTCGAAGATTGCATCCAGAAGGTGCCGAACCGGTTCGGCCTGGTCCTGCTGGCCGGGAACCGCGCCCGCGCGATCGCCAATGGCGCACCGCTGACCATCGATCGCGACAACGACAAGAACCCGGTCGTCGCCCTGCGCGAGATCGCCGACGAGACGGTGGTCCCCGCCGACCTGCTGGAGACCGTCGTGGTCGCCCTGCAGCGCGTGGACGAGCGCACGGAAGCCGAGGACGAGGCGGAAATCGTCGGTCTGCTGGCCGAGCCGCAGCACATGAACATGGCCGAGGCCGAACTGATCCGCGCCCTGCAGAGCGACCGGGACGGCGGGCAGGAGGAGCGGTACTGACGGCCCAATCCGCCAACGGTATCACCATCCTCCCGGCGCGGTCCGGTTCGACCCCGCCGCCGACCCCCATTGCCAATGACGTCGTATCGCCGCCCGTGGAAACACCGGCGGCGAAACGCATTCCGGTCCTGCGACAGTTCGAGCTGATCGAGGCGGTCAAGGCCTATGACCCCACCGCCGACGAGGCCCTGCTGAACCGGGCCTATG of Brevundimonas subvibrioides contains these proteins:
- the rpoZ gene encoding DNA-directed RNA polymerase subunit omega, with translation MARVTVEDCIQKVPNRFGLVLLAGNRARAIANGAPLTIDRDNDKNPVVALREIADETVVPADLLETVVVALQRVDERTEAEDEAEIVGLLAEPQHMNMAEAELIRALQSDRDGGQEERY